From the Palleronia sp. LCG004 genome, the window GCATCCCATGCCTCGCCCGAGGTCTCGCAGCCATCGGTCGCTTCGCAGACCTCCTTGAAGGTCGGAATGTCCGGGAAGGTCGGATCGCGGACGATGTTTCCGTCATTGTCGAGCGCGCCCCAGGTCATCATCGGCACGGCCTTGCCCTGCTCGACGAGGTCGGCGGACGCACCGAGGTAGCCCGAAGAGGTCTGGTAGTCGATGGTGGCCTCGCCGCGCTCGAACATCAGGCGGCCGTCACCGCGGCCCTTGATGCCGAAGACAGGCTCGACGTTCATGCCCAGCATTTCCCACGCCAGAAGCGGCACGAGGTCGAGGCGCGTCGCACCTTGCGAGCCGTAGATGAAATTGACGTCCTGCAGCGCATTGGCCGAGCCGTCGAATTTCTTGCCGTCCTCGGCATTCAGATACGCCACGCCTCCGGTTCCCGACGCCATGACGGGGGTCCAGTCGGCGTATTCGTAGCGCACGCGCGGGTCGCCCAGCAGGAACGGGAACTGGGTCGAGCCCGACGTGCCGAAGAGCAGCGTGCCGTCCTCGTATTCCTGTTCCTGAAACCAGTTCGCACCCTTGGTCGAACCGGCACCGGGCATGAATTTCACCACCACGGTCGGGTTGCCCGGCAATTCCTCGGACAGAAGCGGTGCGAAGAAGTTCGCCCACTTGGCCGAACCGCCCGTTTCGGAAAACGGAATGACCCAATCGATCGTCTTGCCGGACATATCCGTCTGGGCAAATGCCGGGGTCGTCAGCAGGGCGGCAGCGGCAACAGAGGTTGCAAGTTTCTTGATGGTCATTGGTATCCTCCCATAACTGGTCGCGCCGGAACAGAGGCCCGGCGATCCACGTATTTCGTCTTAAGGGAATGATTCCCTCCTCCAATCCCGGCAACATGCCGACCCAACCTTGCGCGAAACTTGCGCATCATGACAAAAAAGTAGCCATGCGCATTGCGGTGATCGAAGATAACGAGGCATTGGCCGAGGGAATTGCTTTTCGGCTGCGGGAGAGGGGGCATTCGGTCGACCTGCTTCACGATGGCAGGGAGGCCCATGAATTCCTGTCCCGGGAAGGTGCCGACCTTGTCGTGCTGGACCTGAACCTTCCGGGCATGGACGGGATCGACGTGCTGCGCGCCCTGCGGCGGCGCGGTGACGGCACACCGGTGATCCTGCTGACCGCGCGGTCCGAGACGGCCGAGCGGGTGGCGGGGCTGGATGCGGGCGCGGACGATTACCTGACGAAGCCCTTCGAGATGGACGAGCTGGAGGCGCGGTTGCGGGCCATGGCCCGGCGCAAGAACCTCGAATTCACCGCCCGGGACAGGATGGGCCCTCTGGTTTTCGACCGGACCGCACGCCAGGTGCTGGAGGACGACCGGCCCCTCGACATTCCGCGCAAGGAGATCTCGACGCTGGAATGCCTGCTGGAACGGCGCGGGCGGATCGTGTCCAAGGCGCAGCTGATCGCCCATGTCTACGGCACCGGGTCCGATGCCGAGGACAGTGCCATCGAGCCTCACGTCTCGCGCCTGCGCAAGCGGCTCGAACCCTTCGGGCTCAAGATCAAGACCGCACGGGGGCTGGGTTACATGCTCGAGATCGACGTCCCGTGAAAGCGATCTCGCTGCGTCTGCGACTGTTCCTGGTCATCCTGCCGCCCCTCTTCGCAGTTGCGGTCTTGCTGGGATGGTGGCGCTTCGAAGCCGCGCAGCGCACCTCCGAGCAGTTGTTCGACCGCTCCTTGCTCTCGGCCGCGCTCGCGATTTCGCGCGATGTCGCAATCTCCGAAGGGGACGCGCTGTCGCCGGGCACCCGACGTGTCATCTCGGATGCGGGGGGCGGCGAGCTTTTCTACCACGTGACCGGCCCGGGCGGGATCTACGTGACCGGTTATGCCTACCCGCCCCGCCCCGACATGCCCGTCACCCGGGATCTGCCTTTCTATTATTTTGCGGATTATCGCGGCGAGAGAATGCGCGTAGTGCGCATCATCGAAAGCCGCACGATCGGCACATTGACCGGCGATTCGGTGGTCACGGTCTGGCAGCGTGTCAGTGACCGCCGCGCCTTCGCTCAGGCATTGGCCCTGCGCGCGGCGGCCCTGATGGCAGCGCTGCTGACGGCGCTGGCTCTGATCATCTGGTTCGGTGTGCAGATCGGCTTGCGTCCGCTCAACGATCTGCAATCGGCGATCCGGCAGCGCTCTCCGGACGATCTCGGCCCGATCCGTCGTCCGGTTCCGGCGGAAGTCTCCGGCATCGTCTCGACCCTCAACCACCTTCTGGCGCAATTGCAGGACAGCATCGAGGCGCATCAGTCGTTCATCTCGGACGCCGCGCACCAGCTCCGCAATCCCGCAGCGGCGATCCTGACCCTGGCCGAAACGCTTCCCCACATGCATGATCCGGCCGATCGCGCGAAATACGAAAAGCAGCTGGTCGATGCCGCCCGCAGATCCGCGCGGCTGGCGGAGCAGTTGCTGTCTCTGGAGCGTCTGCGTTACGACGACAGCACCGCGATGATGTCCTTCGACGTGAACACCGTCGTCGAGGATGTTTGTCAGTCGTTCGCTGCCAAGGCGCTTTCGCGTGATGTCGAGTTCACGCTTTCGAAAAGCGCGGAGCCCCTCTCCATACTGGGCAACCCCGTTCTTGTGGGAGAGGCATTGATCAACCTCCTGGAGAACGCCTTGAAGCATGGCGGAGCGGGGATGAGCGCCATCTGGGTGCGGACGTCGTCCGATGACGACGCCGTAATGATCCGGGTGCAGGATGATGGTGTCGGCATTCCCCCCGAGAAGGGGGGCGCTGCATTCCGCCGGTTTTCGCAGTTGGAGAACGGCGAGGGGACGGGATTGGGGCTCGCCATCGTGGAAAAGGTCATGGGCAAGCATGCCGGTCGCGTCGATATCGAGCCGACCGGGAGGGGGGCGAAATTCTGTCTCCGGTTTCCCCGATGCGCCACGGTCTAGAGCGCGGGCATCCCTTCGTCCGGCCGCGACTGGAGCAAGCTTGGCGTATTCTCTTGCAATAGATCGGTATGCGACAAGCATGGCCGAAGAAGAGGATTGCCAGAACGCCTGACTGGCCAGACCGGAGGGTCCGCCGGGGGCAGGTGACTGTGCCCTCTGAGCACGTGGCCGGGGCGGACCCGTCAGGCGTGAACCGCCTCGCGCGGATGCATGCGGGCCTGACCATTCCTGCGCGGGCTGTCGAAATCGAATTCGAGCTGGGCGAAATTGGAGATGAGGTCGAGGGGTTTCGGGCGGCCGAAATAATAGCCCTGCAGCATGTCGCAGCCGAAACTCCGGCAGCGATAGGCGTCCTCCTCGGTCTCGACGCCCTCGGCGACGACCGCCATGTCGAGGGAATGCGCGAGGCCGACCATCGATCTCGCCATCGTCATCGTCCTCTCCCCCGCGGCCTGCCCCGAGATGAACGAGCGGTCGATCTTGAGCACGTTGAAGGGCATTCCGGCAAGATAGCCGATGGACGAAAAGCCCGTCCCGAAATCGTCGAGCGCGATCGAGAAGCCGCGCGACCGCAATTCGTGCAGTGCCGCGGAGACGGAGCTGTTGTTGAAGATGACGACGTTCTCGGTCACCTCGATCTCGATCCGTTTGGGGTCGATCTGGCGGGCCTCGACTTCGTCGAGCAGCGACTCGACGAAGCCGGGGGTCATGAGCTGGACAGGTGAGACGTTGAGCGAGATGCTCATGCCGGGATTGGCGGCGAGATCGTCGCAGGCGCGTTGCAGCAGGAGCTTGCCCAGCGGAAGGATCAGCCCGGACGATTCGGCGATGCGGATGAAGTCGGCGGGCGAGATGCGGCCCAGCGAGGGGCTGTCCCAGCGCGCGAGCGCCTCGAATCTCACGACCTCGCCGGTGCCGATGCCGCTCACGATGGGCTGGTAGTAGAGCTGGAATTCGGTGCCCGAATCGAGGGCGAACCGGAATGCCTTTTCCACGGCGGTGTCGAAGGCGTCCTGGGCCTGCATCTCGGCGTCGTAGCGGACGACATCGGGGGTGCGCCGCGACTTGGCGAGGTTCATCGCGCGGTCGGCGCGCATCAGCACCTCTTCGTAGGCCTGCTCGCGCGGCTCGGAATAGGCAAGACCTTTGGAGAGCGACATCTCGAAGGCGTAACCGCTGACCACGATCTTACCGATGCAGAGGCGGTGGATCGCTGCGGTCTTGATCGAGACCGCGGCGTCGAAATCGTTCGAGCCGCTGATCACAACGAAAAATTCGCTGCCGCCATGGCGGGCGACGAAGGTGGTCTCGTCGGCCAGCGTCTCGATCCGGTGTGCGATCTCGGTGAGGTAGGTGTCGCCGCCGGCATGGCCGACCACGTCGTTGGTATGCTTGAACCGATCGACATCGAGGCAGAACGCCACGAACTGCGTCGTCTCGCTTCCGGTGAAGCCCGCCAGATGCTCGCGCAACGCAAGGCGATTGGGCAGTTGCGTGAGGGGATCGGTCCGGGCGAGCCTCGCGGCCTCGGCCTCCTTCCGGGCAAGCTGGGCCGCACGGTCGAGAAGCTGGCGCGCAGCCCAGAAGGCGATGCAGATGAACGCCAGCGTCACGCCGATCATGATCGGCAGGATCCGCTGAAGGAGCACGGTTCCCGGCGCGGGCGGAGTCCAGGAGAGAACGGCGATCGTGTTCCCGACCGCGTCCTCGAGCGGCAGACGCACGAGGCCGGTCGCGGCGTCGGGTGCGTTGATCTGCAGGTTGGTGACGTCGAGTTCGGTCTCTACCCGGGCGAGTTGTTCGGACGAGAGGATCTTGCCGATGACCGCGATTGCGAGCTGTCCATCCATCGTCGTGGGCACGATGAACGTATCCTCGGGCAGGAGCCAGGACGCGCTGAAGAGCACCAGTCGATCCGAGCGGAATTCGTAGAAGTCGAGCGTCTCGCGCCCCTGAAAATCGAGATTAGGCACATCGCGGCGGAGCGCGTCGCGCGTCTCGCGCGACAGAAATCCTTCTATGGGCTCACGGGTGGAGCCTGCGACCCAGGCGATCGGGTCCTCGAAGGGCCCGTCGAACATCTCGGCGTACTGGAACACGTCGGCGCGGACCGCGGTGATCCCGTAATTGGAGTAGAGCTCCGCATAGTCGAGCGTCGTCGCGGCGTCGAACACGTCCGTCCAGTTGTGGTAGTCGCTGGCGATGAGCGCGACCTGCTCCTGGAATGCCCCCATGCGGCCGCGCATCAGGTCGAGCGATTCGCTCTCGGCCTGTCTGTCCATGGCGGCACGGATCGACAGGATCGAAAACCACAGAACCACGCAGAAGGCCGTGACCAGGATCACGGCAAGCAGGACGATCTGACGATGGAGGGATGTACGTCTCACGACGCGACATCCCCGGCCATGCGATGCGGGCCGGGCCGGTAGGCGGCCACGTGGACGACGCGGTAATCGCAGGTCAGCTCCTCGCCTGCCAGCAGGTTGCGGCGGGCCAGCATGACGTTGCCGAGGTCGAGAAGGGTTGGATCGTCGCTGTGATTCATGAAGATGTCACCGTCGTTCCCAAGGCGATAGACGTTCCTTTCCGCAAAGTACTCGGCACAATCGAGAACCATCTCACGGTAATCGGGGGGCAGGGTCTCGACGAAATCGCGACTGAGCTCGGTGTCGAATTCGGGTTCATAGCGCCAGACCACCTTTCCCTGAGATACCGGCTCTCCCAGGAACAGTCCCAGATTGTGGATCGCACTTCTCCCGATGAAGTGGTTAACAAGCAGCATTCAGAACCTCGTCCGTTAAGAAAACGTTTACGTCGATCCGATTTTCCGGATCCGGACGAATGTTCGTCAGCTTTCGGAATGCGTGGTGGACTGGCCGGACGGTGGGGCCTTAACGAAGGCCCGGAACGCTCAGATGCGCTGTCAGAAGGGTGCCACGTGCTGGGCGGCCGGAAAGCGGGGATTGTCCGGAACCGATGTCCCCCCGGCGTGTTCGCGCTGGTCACGCGCAGTGCGGCAAGGAAAGAAAATGCAGATTTTCAGGTGTCCGACCTGTTCGGAAAAGATCTATTTCAACAACACGACGTGCCGTTGCGGCGAGGAGGTCACCTTCGATCCCGACCGGCAGGCGATGCTGATCGGAATGACAGGATGTGCCAACCGGTCCAAGATCGGGTGCAACTGGGTCGCCGAGAACGGTCAGTTCTGCCGGTCATGCGCGATGACGGTCACGGTACCCGACCTGGGCAACCCGGAGAATATCGAGCTCTGGGCCCGGACCGAGGGTGCCAAGCGGTGGATGCTTGCCAACCTTGCAAGATGGGGATGGTTCACCCCCGACGATCCGGGTGCGCGACCGATGTTCCGGCTCCTTTCCGAGCATACATCGGCGGGCGACGCGAATGTCATCATGGGCCACGCCGATGGCGTCATCACGATCAACGTGGTCGAGGCGAGCGACAGTGTCCGGAGCGAGCGGCGCGAGAACCTGGGCGAGCTCTATCGCACCATGCTGGGTCACATGCGGCACGAGATGGCGCATTTCCTCCAGCTCAGACTGGCCGAGGATGCCGTTTTCCTCGAAGGCTTCCGCGCCCTGTTCGGGGACGAAAGGGCCGATTACGGAGAAGCGCTGAAGAAGCATTACGCCTCGCCGGGCCAACCCGGCGAGCGGTTCATCACCAGCTATGCGACCGCGCATCCCCATGAGGACTGGGCCGAGACGATCGCGCATCTCCTGCATCTGGTCGATCTGCTCGACAGCGCGGCATCGACCGGGCTGGGGCTGCCGTCGGGCCCGCCAGAGGGCTACGACGCCTATGCCGACGACGACGCGCAAAACGTGATCACGATGGCCGTCGAGATCGCGATCGCGATCAACCACGTGAACCGGGCGATGGACCTGCCCGACCTCTATCCTTTCGTGCTGCCTTCAGGCGTGAGGGAGAAGTTGGCCTTTGCAGTCGATCATCTGAAACTGAACAATTCTCGATAAAGGCACGCCATCGGGCGCGGCGTTTCGAGGAACTTGGAGGCCGGATGCGAACCTTCGCAGATTCGGACCCATACTGGTGTCCCACGACCCAGCGGAGCGACGAAGTCTGGGCCTCGTGTAGATCGGATCAGGCGCGGAAGGTCGATTGAGCGATCCCGCATCGCGTCGCGAAATACGATGCAAAGGGACGGTTACGAGTTTTCAGCGGCAGCTAACGTGAGGGCGTCATGATCGAGCCCCTTTTTACGACGCCGCCCGAGCTCGGTGAGCCGATTGTGAATGGGTGGAATGCAACCGATACGGACCCCATCCATCCTTGGGCAATCGAGCTCTGCCGTAGTTTGCAGGGGAAATCAGGGGCAAATGAAATTCCAATTCAACCGACGAATTCCTGAAAGGGCGGCAGGAAAATCGGGGCTTACATTAGATAGTTCCGGTTACACGCCGGCAAAATATCTCACGAGACCGACGTGAGAACCGAATTCTCCAACGAACGGCTCTACGCAAACCGTATCCGCGAATTTCACAGCCCCATCAGGCACTCGACAAATGCCGGCTCGTTTCCGTCGGCACTTGATCGATAAACATTGCGCCGTCTCCCATGTTGACCAGGCAAGTCTGGATGCCCTCCATATCGGTAGTCTCAACCTGAACGAAGCTCCGCAGACCGCCGTCCGCGTCGAGCTCGAAGCCGCGTTTGCCCCGCAAGGATTTTGCCGCGTCGGCGGCCTTGATCCGGGCTATTTCTTCGGCGAGCGGGTTTGACTGCCTTTTCATCTGCGCGATCACGCGCTGATCGACCGTCACGCGGTCTGCGCTCCAGGATGCGCGCACGGCGAGGGTATCCTCGCCCATCAAAAGGCTGTCCGCAACGACGGTGGCTCCCATCTCGCGCAGCTTCGTCAGATAGGCTCGGAGGCTTTCCGGATTGACGCGGGCCGTGCCGCGTTCGAGGCTCAGTTCCAGGCGGCTCACGTCGAGCTCGCATTCACGCAATGCGAGGGCCAGCGTTTCCGTGAAATCGCTTGTCAGGATCTGCTTGGGATAGATCGGAACGCTAACGATCACGTCCGGACGCCGGGCGGCAAGATTGCAGGCCTGATGGACCAGCCACTCCCCGAGCGGCACGATCAGCCCGCTCTGCTCCGCGACCCGGAGGTAGGTTTCCGCGCCGATCCGGCCGAGCTCGGGGTGGTTCCAGACGGGACGCAGTCTGACGGCGACACCGTCGTCCTCGATCATCCTGACGTCGCATTCGATCTCGAAGGCGCGGGACTTGATGGCAATCATCATGTCGCGGGCCAGATGCCGCTCCATCTCGGCGCAGGTCTTCGGCTCCTCGCCGTAGAAGGTAAAGGTACCGCGCTTGTTGCCCTTCGACCGATAGAGCGCGACGTCCGCCATGCGGAAGAGCTCGTCTTCCTCGAGCGTATCCTGCGGGGTCCTGGCGACGCCGATCGAGAGGCCCACTTCCAGGTACCTGTCCTCGTGGGCGATCGGCTGCGAGACCGTCTCGATCAGGTTCTCGGCCAGTTCCGCCACCTGCGGGTGGCCGAGGTTCGACGCCGCGACGACAAATTCGTCACCGCCGATACGCGCGACAAGCTGCCCGTCCGACACCGCGCCCACCAGCCGCCGCGCGATCGTTCTGAGCACGAAATCACCGACATCGTGACCGTAGGTGTCATTGATCGGTTTGAAATGATCGAGATCAAGGTAGAGAAGCGCGAGTTCGCTGTCGGTCTTGGCAAGTGCCTTGCGCATGAACTCGCGCAGGCCCAGCCGGTTCGGAAGTCCGGTAGCCGGATCGCGCTGCACTTCCTGCTGTGCACGCGACAGGTCGGCTGCCAACATGACATCGGCCGTGATGTCGGACGCGATCTTGACGATCTTGCACGGCTTGTCGTTCAGATCGAAAATCGGGTTGTAGGATGCCTGGATCCACACTTCCGATCCATCCGAGGCGATGCGCTTGAACTTGGACGACAGGAACTTGCCGGCGCGCAGATCCGCCCAGAAGCGGTCGTACTCGGGGTCGAGCGCCGTGTCGTCGTCCACGAACAGCCTGTGATGCTGACCGACGACCTGCGAAAGCGCGTATCCCATGAGCTCGAGGAAATTGTCATTCGCGTCGAGCACGTTGCCATCCATGTCGAAGGACACGACGCATTGGGATTTGTTGATGGCGGCGATCTGACCTTCGTAATCGCCTTGCCGCAATTTCTGTTCGGTGACGTCCACGGCATTCTTGACCACCTTGAACGGCCGTCCGTTCATGTCGAATATCGGGTTGTAGGAGGCCTGCAGCCAAATCTCCCGACCGTCCGATCCGACGCGCTTGAACTCGCCCCCCTGGTATTCGCCGTTGGCGAGCGCCCTCCAGAATTCCGGGTAATCGGGGCTTTCGCGCTCCTCGTCCGCGAGGAACATCGAGTGGTGGCGTCCGATGACTTGCGACAGGCGATAACCGGTAAGGTCGAGGAAATTGTCGTTCGCATCCATGATCGTGCCGTCGATATGGAAGGACACCACGCTCTGCGACTTGTGGATCGCGGCGATCTGGCCCTGATGATCGGCTTGGCGCAGCTTTTCCCGCGTCACGATGGTCGCGTATTTGACGATCTTGAAGGTGTGCCCGTCCTGATCGAGCACCGGGCTGTAGGTTGCCTGAAGCCAGATATCCTGACCGTCACGTCCGATACGGCGGAATTCTCCGCTCCGGTGACGACCGGTGGCAAGGTC encodes:
- a CDS encoding tricarboxylate transporter, with amino-acid sequence MTIKKLATSVAAAALLTTPAFAQTDMSGKTIDWVIPFSETGGSAKWANFFAPLLSEELPGNPTVVVKFMPGAGSTKGANWFQEQEYEDGTLLFGTSGSTQFPFLLGDPRVRYEYADWTPVMASGTGGVAYLNAEDGKKFDGSANALQDVNFIYGSQGATRLDLVPLLAWEMLGMNVEPVFGIKGRGDGRLMFERGEATIDYQTSSGYLGASADLVEQGKAVPMMTWGALDNDGNIVRDPTFPDIPTFKEVCEATDGCETSGEAWDAWKAFFVAGFPVQKIAFLPAGTPDDVAQTFADAFDAVRNRDDFATIAANQVGKYEVFVGDGAQRATDTGTTVSPEAKAYVQNWLQEAYGVSLN
- a CDS encoding response regulator transcription factor, which produces MRIAVIEDNEALAEGIAFRLRERGHSVDLLHDGREAHEFLSREGADLVVLDLNLPGMDGIDVLRALRRRGDGTPVILLTARSETAERVAGLDAGADDYLTKPFEMDELEARLRAMARRKNLEFTARDRMGPLVFDRTARQVLEDDRPLDIPRKEISTLECLLERRGRIVSKAQLIAHVYGTGSDAEDSAIEPHVSRLRKRLEPFGLKIKTARGLGYMLEIDVP
- a CDS encoding sensor histidine kinase: MKAISLRLRLFLVILPPLFAVAVLLGWWRFEAAQRTSEQLFDRSLLSAALAISRDVAISEGDALSPGTRRVISDAGGGELFYHVTGPGGIYVTGYAYPPRPDMPVTRDLPFYYFADYRGERMRVVRIIESRTIGTLTGDSVVTVWQRVSDRRAFAQALALRAAALMAALLTALALIIWFGVQIGLRPLNDLQSAIRQRSPDDLGPIRRPVPAEVSGIVSTLNHLLAQLQDSIEAHQSFISDAAHQLRNPAAAILTLAETLPHMHDPADRAKYEKQLVDAARRSARLAEQLLSLERLRYDDSTAMMSFDVNTVVEDVCQSFAAKALSRDVEFTLSKSAEPLSILGNPVLVGEALINLLENALKHGGAGMSAIWVRTSSDDDAVMIRVQDDGVGIPPEKGGAAFRRFSQLENGEGTGLGLAIVEKVMGKHAGRVDIEPTGRGAKFCLRFPRCATV
- a CDS encoding bifunctional diguanylate cyclase/phosphodiesterase, translating into MRRTSLHRQIVLLAVILVTAFCVVLWFSILSIRAAMDRQAESESLDLMRGRMGAFQEQVALIASDYHNWTDVFDAATTLDYAELYSNYGITAVRADVFQYAEMFDGPFEDPIAWVAGSTREPIEGFLSRETRDALRRDVPNLDFQGRETLDFYEFRSDRLVLFSASWLLPEDTFIVPTTMDGQLAIAVIGKILSSEQLARVETELDVTNLQINAPDAATGLVRLPLEDAVGNTIAVLSWTPPAPGTVLLQRILPIMIGVTLAFICIAFWAARQLLDRAAQLARKEAEAARLARTDPLTQLPNRLALREHLAGFTGSETTQFVAFCLDVDRFKHTNDVVGHAGGDTYLTEIAHRIETLADETTFVARHGGSEFFVVISGSNDFDAAVSIKTAAIHRLCIGKIVVSGYAFEMSLSKGLAYSEPREQAYEEVLMRADRAMNLAKSRRTPDVVRYDAEMQAQDAFDTAVEKAFRFALDSGTEFQLYYQPIVSGIGTGEVVRFEALARWDSPSLGRISPADFIRIAESSGLILPLGKLLLQRACDDLAANPGMSISLNVSPVQLMTPGFVESLLDEVEARQIDPKRIEIEVTENVVIFNNSSVSAALHELRSRGFSIALDDFGTGFSSIGYLAGMPFNVLKIDRSFISGQAAGERTMTMARSMVGLAHSLDMAVVAEGVETEEDAYRCRSFGCDMLQGYYFGRPKPLDLISNFAQLEFDFDSPRRNGQARMHPREAVHA
- a CDS encoding SET domain-containing protein-lysine N-methyltransferase — encoded protein: MLLVNHFIGRSAIHNLGLFLGEPVSQGKVVWRYEPEFDTELSRDFVETLPPDYREMVLDCAEYFAERNVYRLGNDGDIFMNHSDDPTLLDLGNVMLARRNLLAGEELTCDYRVVHVAAYRPGPHRMAGDVAS
- a CDS encoding putative zinc-binding metallopeptidase — protein: MQIFRCPTCSEKIYFNNTTCRCGEEVTFDPDRQAMLIGMTGCANRSKIGCNWVAENGQFCRSCAMTVTVPDLGNPENIELWARTEGAKRWMLANLARWGWFTPDDPGARPMFRLLSEHTSAGDANVIMGHADGVITINVVEASDSVRSERRENLGELYRTMLGHMRHEMAHFLQLRLAEDAVFLEGFRALFGDERADYGEALKKHYASPGQPGERFITSYATAHPHEDWAETIAHLLHLVDLLDSAASTGLGLPSGPPEGYDAYADDDAQNVITMAVEIAIAINHVNRAMDLPDLYPFVLPSGVREKLAFAVDHLKLNNSR
- a CDS encoding PAS domain S-box protein — encoded protein: MLEKSIKTLFTAADAEIVERTIGRIAFSPDGEILRVNERFLEMFDYAGRELVGRNRRIFKPVDAVPSRTDEIDKVFATGDPFEGDIQQSRRDGTLFWTEVSCHPVQGTDGSVDEVVLLVRDVTGRMMSAADDAGQIAAINTSQAVIHLAMDGTILHANSKFLAATGYELGEVVGRHHSLFVPDHESEGTAYLAFWESLRKGVHATGEYRRVRKDGKAVWLRATYNPILDLQGRPIKIVKYAIDVTSEKELNADFEGQIAAIDKSQCIVTFAPDGTIMDANRNFLDAVGYSMEELEGRHHRMFVDPAHAHSLEYEIFWSDLATGRHRSGEFRRIGRDGQDIWLQATYSPVLDQDGHTFKIVKYATIVTREKLRQADHQGQIAAIHKSQSVVSFHIDGTIMDANDNFLDLTGYRLSQVIGRHHSMFLADEERESPDYPEFWRALANGEYQGGEFKRVGSDGREIWLQASYNPIFDMNGRPFKVVKNAVDVTEQKLRQGDYEGQIAAINKSQCVVSFDMDGNVLDANDNFLELMGYALSQVVGQHHRLFVDDDTALDPEYDRFWADLRAGKFLSSKFKRIASDGSEVWIQASYNPIFDLNDKPCKIVKIASDITADVMLAADLSRAQQEVQRDPATGLPNRLGLREFMRKALAKTDSELALLYLDLDHFKPINDTYGHDVGDFVLRTIARRLVGAVSDGQLVARIGGDEFVVAASNLGHPQVAELAENLIETVSQPIAHEDRYLEVGLSIGVARTPQDTLEEDELFRMADVALYRSKGNKRGTFTFYGEEPKTCAEMERHLARDMMIAIKSRAFEIECDVRMIEDDGVAVRLRPVWNHPELGRIGAETYLRVAEQSGLIVPLGEWLVHQACNLAARRPDVIVSVPIYPKQILTSDFTETLALALRECELDVSRLELSLERGTARVNPESLRAYLTKLREMGATVVADSLLMGEDTLAVRASWSADRVTVDQRVIAQMKRQSNPLAEEIARIKAADAAKSLRGKRGFELDADGGLRSFVQVETTDMEGIQTCLVNMGDGAMFIDQVPTETSRHLSSA